A single region of the Lycium barbarum isolate Lr01 chromosome 2, ASM1917538v2, whole genome shotgun sequence genome encodes:
- the LOC132626276 gene encoding wax ester synthase/diacylglycerol acyltransferase 11-like isoform X2 — MERGGKKMILKPILISKNLNKNGEEEAMLLSPTSQMFHEPDYNVYVLAIMGWKVPIEVDSMKAELQRTMLKHPRFSSLQVMDEINGSGKMRWVPTTVNIDDHIIVPQIARDNMDTDKLVEEYISSLSTTNVDMSKPLWDFHVLNVKTSHAEATSIFRIHHSIGDGTALMSLLLSCFRTISDPTSLPTLPVFSSSKDKSNLSLSNNRKTIWSLMWQYLIKFWLLIKFWFNTVIDVFLFIAIALFLKDSQSPFTTKRGYKWSTRQKYTYRTISLDDIKFIKNVTDTTVNDVVLGITQAAMSRYIHRRYAEGKRKFSPEGMRCRANVIVNLRPALGVKTLAETIEKNVKVIQGNCIGFVIFPLTIAQFSNPLDYVHKSKTSMDRKKHSLGSLCTFYVSKLFLKFFGFKGAAKLAQRVPFQTTLAMSNVVGPLEEISCAGHPLVFVAPTCSGYPTGIMVHVCSYAKKLTFAIAADEGIIPDLNQLGDDFVDSFMLIKEAAKLRTKAD, encoded by the exons ATGGAGCGTGGTGGAAAAAAAATGATTCTGAAACCTATCCTAATATCAAAGAATTTAAATAAAAATGGAGAAGAAGAAGCAATGTTACTGAGTCCAACTTCTCAAATGTTTCATGAGCCTGACTACAATGTTTACGTCTTAGCCATTATGGGTTGGAAAGTACCAATCGAGGTTGACTCTATGAAAGCTGAACTACAACGCACGATGCTTAAACACCCACGCTTTTCCAGTTTGCAG GTTATGGATGAAATTAATGGCAGCGGAAAAATGAGATGGGTTCCCACAACAGTAAACATAGATGATCATATCATAGTGCCCCAGATCGCCCGTGATAATATGGATACCGACAAATTGGTCGAAGAGTACATATCAAGCCTAAGCACAACAAATGTTGACATGTCGAAACCCCTATGGGATTTTCACGTCCTTAACGTGAAAACCTCTCATGCTGAGGCAACATCTATTTTCCGTATTCATCATTCTATTGGGGATGGAACTGCCCTCATGTCCCTCTTACTCTCTTGTTTTCGGACAATTTCGGATCCTACTTCTCTGCCCACACTCCCAGTTTTTTCTTCTTCTAAGGATAAATCGAATTTATCACTAAGCAATAACAGAAAAACAATTTGGTCACTGATGTGGCAGTACCTCATAAAGTTTTGGTTGCTCATAAAATTTTGGTTCAATACAGTTATTGATGTTTTTCTGTTTATAGCGATTGCACTCTTCTTGAAGGACTCTCAATCACCTTTCACAACTAAAAGAGGATATAAGTGGTCCACTCGTCAGAAATATACCTATCGGACGATTAGCTTGGACGACATTAAATTTATAAAGAATGTGACAGACACT ACGGTTAATGACGTTGTACTGGGGATAACACAAGCAGCTATGTCTCGTTATATCCATCGAAGATATG CTGAAGGCAAGAGGAAGTTTTCGCCAGAAGGAATGAGATGCAGAGCCAATGTCATAGTGAATCTAAGACCAGCTTTAGGGGTCAAA ACATTAGCTGAAACAATTGAGAAGAATGTCAAAGTGATACAAGGAAATTGCATTGGCTTTGTCATATTTCCCTTAACTATAGCCCAATTCTCTAATCCTCTGGATTATGTTCACAAATCTAAGACATCAATGGATCGAAAGAAGCATTCCCTTGGGTCTCTATGCACTTTTTATGTTTCAAAGCTTTTTCTCAAGTTCTTTGGCTTTAAG GGGGCTGCAAAACTTGCTCAAAGAGTTCCTTTCCAAACAACACTAGCCATGTCAAACGTAGTAGGTCCACTTGAAGAAATTTCTTGCGCAGGCCATCCATTGGTATTCGTTGCCCCAACATGCTCTGGCTATCCCACT GGGATAATGGTTCATGTGTGTAGCTATGCCAAGAAGTTGACATTTGCTATAGCCGCTGATGAAGGAATAATTCCAGATCTGAACCAGCTAGGCGATGATTTTGTTGATTCATTCATGCTCATCAAAGAGGCTGCTAAATTGAGAACAAAGGCTGACTAG
- the LOC132626276 gene encoding wax ester synthase/diacylglycerol acyltransferase 11-like isoform X1, producing MERGGKKMILKPILISKNLNKNGEEEAMLLSPTSQMFHEPDYNVYVLAIMGWKVPIEVDSMKAELQRTMLKHPRFSSLQVMDEINGSGKMRWVPTTVNIDDHIIVPQIARDNMDTDKLVEEYISSLSTTNVDMSKPLWDFHVLNVKTSHAEATSIFRIHHSIGDGTALMSLLLSCFRTISDPTSLPTLPVFSSSKDKSNLSLSNNRKTIWSLMWQYLIKFWLLIKFWFNTVIDVFLFIAIALFLKDSQSPFTTKRGYKWSTRQKYTYRTISLDDIKFIKNVTDTTVNDVVLGITQAAMSRYIHRRYEAEGKRKFSPEGMRCRANVIVNLRPALGVKTLAETIEKNVKVIQGNCIGFVIFPLTIAQFSNPLDYVHKSKTSMDRKKHSLGSLCTFYVSKLFLKFFGFKGAAKLAQRVPFQTTLAMSNVVGPLEEISCAGHPLVFVAPTCSGYPTGIMVHVCSYAKKLTFAIAADEGIIPDLNQLGDDFVDSFMLIKEAAKLRTKAD from the exons ATGGAGCGTGGTGGAAAAAAAATGATTCTGAAACCTATCCTAATATCAAAGAATTTAAATAAAAATGGAGAAGAAGAAGCAATGTTACTGAGTCCAACTTCTCAAATGTTTCATGAGCCTGACTACAATGTTTACGTCTTAGCCATTATGGGTTGGAAAGTACCAATCGAGGTTGACTCTATGAAAGCTGAACTACAACGCACGATGCTTAAACACCCACGCTTTTCCAGTTTGCAG GTTATGGATGAAATTAATGGCAGCGGAAAAATGAGATGGGTTCCCACAACAGTAAACATAGATGATCATATCATAGTGCCCCAGATCGCCCGTGATAATATGGATACCGACAAATTGGTCGAAGAGTACATATCAAGCCTAAGCACAACAAATGTTGACATGTCGAAACCCCTATGGGATTTTCACGTCCTTAACGTGAAAACCTCTCATGCTGAGGCAACATCTATTTTCCGTATTCATCATTCTATTGGGGATGGAACTGCCCTCATGTCCCTCTTACTCTCTTGTTTTCGGACAATTTCGGATCCTACTTCTCTGCCCACACTCCCAGTTTTTTCTTCTTCTAAGGATAAATCGAATTTATCACTAAGCAATAACAGAAAAACAATTTGGTCACTGATGTGGCAGTACCTCATAAAGTTTTGGTTGCTCATAAAATTTTGGTTCAATACAGTTATTGATGTTTTTCTGTTTATAGCGATTGCACTCTTCTTGAAGGACTCTCAATCACCTTTCACAACTAAAAGAGGATATAAGTGGTCCACTCGTCAGAAATATACCTATCGGACGATTAGCTTGGACGACATTAAATTTATAAAGAATGTGACAGACACT ACGGTTAATGACGTTGTACTGGGGATAACACAAGCAGCTATGTCTCGTTATATCCATCGAAGATATG AAGCTGAAGGCAAGAGGAAGTTTTCGCCAGAAGGAATGAGATGCAGAGCCAATGTCATAGTGAATCTAAGACCAGCTTTAGGGGTCAAA ACATTAGCTGAAACAATTGAGAAGAATGTCAAAGTGATACAAGGAAATTGCATTGGCTTTGTCATATTTCCCTTAACTATAGCCCAATTCTCTAATCCTCTGGATTATGTTCACAAATCTAAGACATCAATGGATCGAAAGAAGCATTCCCTTGGGTCTCTATGCACTTTTTATGTTTCAAAGCTTTTTCTCAAGTTCTTTGGCTTTAAG GGGGCTGCAAAACTTGCTCAAAGAGTTCCTTTCCAAACAACACTAGCCATGTCAAACGTAGTAGGTCCACTTGAAGAAATTTCTTGCGCAGGCCATCCATTGGTATTCGTTGCCCCAACATGCTCTGGCTATCCCACT GGGATAATGGTTCATGTGTGTAGCTATGCCAAGAAGTTGACATTTGCTATAGCCGCTGATGAAGGAATAATTCCAGATCTGAACCAGCTAGGCGATGATTTTGTTGATTCATTCATGCTCATCAAAGAGGCTGCTAAATTGAGAACAAAGGCTGACTAG